A segment of the Vibrio sp. YMD68 genome:
GGAGCACGAAGGTGGGCTAAACACGGTTGGACATCGTGTGGTTAGTGCAATGGCATAAGCCCGCTTGACTGCGAGAATGACAATTCGAGCAGGTGCGAAAGCAGGTCATAGTGATCCGGTGGTTCTGAATGGAAGGGCCATCGCTCAACGGATAAAAGGTACTCCGGGGATAACAGGCTGATACCGCCCAAGAGTTCATATCGACGGCGGTGTTTGGCACCTCGATGTCGGCTCATCACATCCTGGGGCTGAAGTCGGTCCCAAGGGTATGGCTGTTCGCCATTTAAAGTGGTACGCGAGCTGGGTTTAGAACGTCGTGAGACAGTTCGGTCCCTATCTGCCGTGGGCGTTGGAAGATTGAAGGGGGCTGCTCCTAGTACGAGAGGACCGGAGTGGACGAACCTCTGGTGTTCGGGTTGTCACGCCAGTGGCATTGCCCGGTAGCTAAGTTCGGAATCGATAAGCGCTGAAAGCATCTAAGCGCGAAGCGAGCCCTGAGATGAGTCTTCCCTGGCACTTTAAGTGCCCTAAAGGGTTGTTCAAGACTAGAACGTTGATAGGCAGGGTGTGTAAGTGCTGTGAGGCATTGAGCTAACCTGTACTAATTGCCCGTGAGGCTTAACCATACAACACCCAAGGGGTTTTGATGGACTCAAATAGAACATTGAATGTGTGATTGAACTTTTATAATCAGTTTTCCAGATTTTTTGCTTTCACTTTTTAAAAAGTGAAGACAAAAGAAGAATTTGCTTGGCGACCATAGCGTTGCGGACCCACCTGATCCCATGCCGAACTCAGAAGTGAAACGCAGTAGCGCCGATGGTAGTGTGGGGCTTCCCCATGTGAGAGTAGGACATCGCCAGGCTTTAATTTATAAAATGGCCCGTTGTAGAGCGGGCTTTTTTAGTCCTATGGACAAACAGTTTATGCTGATATAGCTCAGCCCGGTAGAGCGCACCCTTGGTAAGGGTGAGGTCCCCAGTTCGAGTCTGGGTATCAGCACCATACAAAGCCCTAATGTAATAACGTTAGTTAAGAGTTTTGTTTGGCGACCATAGCATTGTGGACCCACCTGATTCCATGCCGAACTCAGAAGTGAAACACAATAGCGCCGATGGTAGTGTGGGGTTTCCCCATGTGAGAGTAGGACATCGCCAGACTTTAATTATTCCTCCGCCCAATAGGCGTCGAGACGAAAAAATAAACCTCAGCAGAAATGCTGAGGTTTTTTCTATTTAGGATGCGAAAGACTTTCTCCGCCTATTTGCTATTTAGCTGCCAATCGTATTCATAAGAAACCTTCCCTTTATAGTGGGACAGATCAGGGCGATAGCGGCCTAGATGCTTAAATAGCTCCTCTTCAGTACCAAAATCACTTTTAAACCAATCATAAATTGAAGATAGCAGTAGCTTATTTTCTGTTAAGTAAGCACCTTTGTCGCTACTAATAAATTGATAGGCGGCTTGCTCTAGCAGTGCATTGGTGTTGTCAGCTGTTAATGCCATTGGCTGTAGGTTTGGGCATCCTAAACTTGCACAATTTAGCACGTAGTGCGTTCTAGGATCTTGCCAAATCGGCCTAAGGATACGATGTTCAATGTCATTGAGAGTGAGTTTCTTTCCATCGATAGTGATAACTTCCTGCTCCCAAGGACCAAAGCTAAATAAGCCACCTATCTTAGTTATCGATTTTACGGGGTAATTGTCTAAAACTATATTGACGGTAATCGCGTTATACAGGTTTACCCAATATGCGTATTGTTCATTTTTAGAGTATTGCTGGGGAGTAACAGATGAGAGTTTCTCAAGATAGTATTCGAGTTTTTCCTTATCTTCTCTTGATATTGCAGTGTACTTGAAAAGGGTATGTTGTCCTTCGGAAACGACATATTTATTCAGTAAATTATCCCATTCAGTATGAGTGATTGTTTGATTGTTATTTTCATTGCTCTTGTTCCAGTGTGGCCAAAGCTCTGATTTTGGTGCAGCACTAACACCAAGAGACAAAGTGAGAGAAAGTAAGGCGATTATTATTTTCATGGTTTATGTCCAGTTAGATTTAGTAATAAGACCTCTATTTGATGAGATTCCTTTCA
Coding sequences within it:
- a CDS encoding DUF547 domain-containing protein: MKIIIALLSLTLSLGVSAAPKSELWPHWNKSNENNNQTITHTEWDNLLNKYVVSEGQHTLFKYTAISREDKEKLEYYLEKLSSVTPQQYSKNEQYAYWVNLYNAITVNIVLDNYPVKSITKIGGLFSFGPWEQEVITIDGKKLTLNDIEHRILRPIWQDPRTHYVLNCASLGCPNLQPMALTADNTNALLEQAAYQFISSDKGAYLTENKLLLSSIYDWFKSDFGTEEELFKHLGRYRPDLSHYKGKVSYEYDWQLNSK